Proteins found in one Candidatus Poribacteria bacterium genomic segment:
- a CDS encoding PspA/IM30 family protein, with translation MKSIKIAGKKFKLASRMARLYALFIDFTCLSVAQIILVCLMRLIAELISPTMWSQPQGPLQGFVAGTFVFFNITLWTFGLLFIDGFRKGQGIGKKLLSLQVLRLKDGKPCSFKDAFIRRLAGIFQPLDFLWTLGEKRQRMGDKFAETVVVRYEPEQTEVETEDPEKVLENAIVEMKDRLSEARGKVDASIGIEKQFQDAYEGAIAQEERWQERALIALKAGREDLAREDIEKRNEYRRLADKHKKQWEEQKQIVRELSNLLEHFQQKMMEAEGEKTSVIAKHRNVNAEAHLREMLKEIQDSKALETLVKMGQNATEAATLAKAAAEVDAAYQDTKLEREFAGYAEEASLDKDLAELKTKLQK, from the coding sequence GTGAAGTCCATTAAAATTGCAGGTAAAAAATTCAAATTGGCATCCCGAATGGCGCGTTTGTATGCACTCTTCATAGATTTCACTTGCTTATCTGTTGCCCAAATCATTTTAGTCTGCCTTATGCGCTTGATAGCAGAACTTATTTCCCCAACAATGTGGAGTCAACCACAAGGTCCTTTGCAGGGGTTCGTCGCTGGGACTTTTGTTTTCTTTAATATAACTTTATGGACGTTCGGTTTACTTTTCATAGACGGGTTTAGAAAGGGACAAGGCATAGGCAAAAAACTACTGTCCCTACAAGTGCTCCGATTGAAAGACGGAAAACCGTGCTCTTTCAAGGATGCCTTTATTCGCCGATTAGCAGGTATCTTTCAACCATTGGATTTTCTCTGGACACTCGGAGAAAAACGGCAGCGAATGGGGGATAAGTTCGCTGAGACGGTTGTGGTCAGATATGAGCCGGAACAGACTGAAGTCGAAACCGAAGATCCAGAAAAAGTCTTAGAAAATGCTATCGTTGAAATGAAAGATCGGCTTTCAGAAGCGCGGGGGAAGGTTGATGCCTCTATTGGCATTGAAAAGCAGTTCCAAGATGCTTATGAAGGTGCTATTGCTCAAGAAGAACGGTGGCAAGAGCGCGCACTCATTGCGCTTAAAGCAGGACGTGAAGATCTGGCACGCGAAGATATCGAAAAACGAAACGAATACCGACGGTTAGCTGACAAACATAAAAAGCAGTGGGAAGAACAGAAACAGATTGTCCGAGAACTTAGCAACCTTCTTGAGCATTTTCAGCAGAAAATGATGGAGGCAGAAGGTGAGAAAACCTCTGTCATAGCGAAACACAGGAACGTTAATGCCGAAGCACACCTACGTGAGATGCTGAAAGAAATTCAGGACAGTAAAGCACTTGAAACACTTGTAAAAATGGGCCAGAATGCGACTGAGGCGGCGACTTTAGCAAAAGCAGCGGCTGAAGTGGATGCGGCATATCAGGATACGAAATTAGAGCGTGAGTTTGCGGGTTACGCTGAAGAAGCATCACTTGACAAAGACCTCGCCGAATTAAAGACAAAATTACAAAAATAA
- a CDS encoding PspA/IM30 family protein: MKSIKIAGKKFKLASRMTRLYALFIDIAILGAVQSGFALLLSFVAFLFLPKGPFDVSRSLLAGLGLSIFGSLFSAALWIFGLLFMDGFRKGQGIGKKLLSLQVLRLKDGKPCTFKDAFIRRFAGLLQPFDLLWFLGKKQQRLGDKFAETVVVKYEPEPEQTETETEDPERVLEGIIVEMKNRLAEARQKVDASVGIEKQFQDAYEGAVVQAEQWQERALVSLKAEREDLAREDLEKRNEYRRLADQYKKQWEEQKQVVRDLKNLLEHLQQKTVEAEGQKTIVVAKHRNVDAQAHLQEMLKEIQDSKALETFAKMEQDATEAATLAKAAAEVDVAYQDTKLEREFAGYAEEASLDKDLAELKAKLQ; encoded by the coding sequence ATGAAGTCTATTAAGATCGCAGGTAAAAAATTCAAATTAGCATCCCGAATGACACGGCTATACGCGCTCTTTATAGATATTGCGATTTTAGGTGCTGTGCAATCAGGTTTTGCCCTTCTTTTATCGTTTGTAGCATTTCTATTTCTCCCTAAAGGTCCTTTCGATGTATCCAGGTCATTACTGGCTGGTCTTGGACTCAGTATTTTTGGCTCTCTGTTCAGTGCTGCCTTGTGGATATTTGGTTTGCTCTTTATGGATGGCTTCAGAAAGGGGCAGGGCATAGGGAAGAAACTGTTGTCCTTACAGGTACTCCGTTTGAAAGATGGCAAACCGTGCACTTTCAAAGACGCTTTCATTCGCCGGTTCGCCGGTCTTTTACAACCCTTTGATTTACTCTGGTTCCTTGGAAAAAAACAGCAACGCCTCGGAGATAAGTTCGCGGAGACGGTTGTTGTGAAATATGAACCGGAACCAGAACAAACTGAGACTGAAACTGAAGACCCAGAGAGAGTTTTAGAGGGTATTATCGTTGAGATGAAAAACAGACTTGCAGAAGCGCGCCAAAAAGTTGATGCCTCTGTAGGCATTGAAAAACAGTTTCAGGACGCTTATGAAGGCGCAGTGGTCCAAGCGGAACAGTGGCAAGAACGCGCCCTTGTTTCGCTTAAAGCGGAACGTGAGGATTTAGCGCGTGAAGACCTTGAAAAACGAAATGAATATAGACGGTTAGCAGATCAATACAAGAAACAGTGGGAAGAACAGAAACAGGTCGTCCGAGATCTCAAGAACCTTCTTGAGCATCTTCAGCAGAAAACCGTCGAAGCGGAAGGCCAAAAAACTATCGTTGTAGCGAAACACAGAAACGTTGATGCCCAAGCGCATCTGCAAGAGATGCTGAAAGAAATTCAGGACAGTAAAGCACTCGAAACGTTCGCGAAGATGGAGCAGGATGCGACTGAAGCAGCTACTTTGGCGAAAGCAGCGGCTGAAGTGGATGTGGCATATCAGGATACGAAATTGGAGCGTGAATTTGCGGGATACGCTGAAGAAGCATCCCTTGACAAAGACCTCGCTGAATTAAAGGCGAAGTTGCAGTAG
- a CDS encoding lactonase family protein yields MAQQNSQDYFVYVGTYTHGNSEGIYVYRLDGATGGLEYSSKITGVENPSFLEIHPSGQYLFAVNELGEFEGKDSGAVTAFYIHKETGELSYLNQQATGGGAPCHLSVDATGKCLLVANYGGGSVTAFLIGADGRLSEASDFVQHQGSSVNPQRQMEPHAHAIMIDPGNRYAFSPDLGLDKVLIYQLDAKNGTLTPNTQPWVRVQPGAGPRHFDFHPNKQYAYVINEIDSTFTAFRYDASAETLTEFQTIPTLPDDFDGTSHCADIHVHPSGKFLYGSNRGHDSIAICAIDEETGMLSSIGHESTQGQAPRNFGLNPEGTFLFAANQQTDTVVTFAIDAETGELNATGDVAEVPTPVCLKMLACS; encoded by the coding sequence ATGGCGCAACAGAATAGCCAGGACTATTTCGTTTATGTTGGCACCTACACGCATGGAAACAGCGAAGGGATTTATGTCTACCGCTTGGATGGCGCGACTGGCGGCTTGGAATACAGTAGCAAGATAACAGGCGTTGAAAATCCCTCTTTTTTGGAGATACACCCAAGTGGACAGTATCTCTTTGCTGTCAACGAACTTGGTGAGTTTGAAGGCAAAGATAGCGGCGCGGTCACGGCATTTTATATTCACAAAGAAACAGGGGAACTTAGTTATCTCAACCAGCAAGCAACTGGCGGTGGTGCCCCGTGTCATCTGAGTGTAGATGCTACTGGTAAATGTTTACTCGTGGCGAATTATGGCGGTGGAAGTGTTACTGCTTTCCTGATAGGGGCGGATGGTAGACTCAGCGAAGCCTCTGACTTCGTTCAGCATCAGGGATCCAGTGTTAATCCACAGCGGCAGATGGAACCCCACGCGCATGCAATTATGATCGATCCGGGCAATCGGTACGCCTTCTCACCCGATTTGGGGCTTGATAAAGTACTCATCTATCAATTGGATGCGAAAAATGGGACGCTTACGCCTAATACGCAGCCGTGGGTACGGGTGCAGCCCGGCGCGGGCCCCCGTCATTTCGATTTTCATCCGAATAAGCAATACGCGTACGTGATTAACGAGATAGATTCTACCTTCACCGCTTTCCGGTATGACGCGAGTGCAGAAACACTCACTGAATTTCAGACAATCCCCACCCTTCCCGATGATTTTGATGGCACCAGCCATTGCGCTGATATTCACGTCCATCCTTCTGGGAAGTTCTTGTATGGTTCAAACCGTGGGCATGATAGTATTGCTATCTGCGCGATTGATGAAGAAACGGGGATGCTCAGTTCCATCGGTCATGAATCAACACAAGGACAGGCACCGCGGAACTTTGGACTGAATCCGGAGGGGACCTTTCTCTTTGCTGCCAATCAGCAGACAGATACGGTCGTCACGTTCGCAATTGACGCTGAAACTGGCGAATTGAACGCAACAGGCGATGTAGCAGAAGTGCCGACACCGGTCTGTTTGAAGATGTTGGCGTGTAGTTAA
- a CDS encoding sulfatase-like hydrolase/transferase yields the protein MNTPDRPNILWISLEDTTPRFGCYGDPIARTPNIDRLAAGGCRFPNAFSTAGVCAPSRSAIITGMYQTSIGTHHMRTTHTNQNTPDMPTPYSAVPPPYVKTFTEYLRGAGYYCTNNSKTDYQFTPPITAWDETNNTAHWRNRETGQPFFSVFNPGVTHESGMWEREDRPLTTTTNPDDVQLPPYLPNTPKARQALARQYDNLATADARVGELLDQLEEDGLAENTIVFLWSDHGEGLPRGKRWPYDAGIRIPLIVRWPGTLSPGSATEQLVSLIDLGPTVLSLCGVQAPEHLQGQPFLGPQTIERDYIFATRDRYDESYDMVRAVRDKRYKYLKNYYPEKPYLLWIPYRNRHPVMQEMWRLYAAGELEGDQAVMFRSPRPAEELYDTENDRYELNNLAADPEHQDVLERMRGALTGWQSEFGDMGNIPEEQMVATWYPDGTQPQTAAPIFIPINAEHPGTEVAHRVSEWVAPLVLQLHCSTQGASIAYTTEQGEEPHWQLYTDPLRLPKGEISIRAKAIRIGYRESEERTIHLKIS from the coding sequence ATGAACACACCAGATCGCCCGAACATTCTTTGGATATCTTTAGAGGATACAACACCGCGATTCGGTTGTTACGGAGACCCAATCGCCCGCACGCCAAATATTGATCGCCTCGCTGCAGGCGGATGTCGGTTTCCGAATGCGTTTTCGACCGCTGGTGTCTGTGCACCCAGCCGTTCCGCAATCATCACCGGCATGTACCAGACCTCTATCGGTACACACCACATGCGGACGACACATACGAACCAAAACACGCCTGATATGCCAACACCGTATTCCGCTGTGCCGCCGCCTTACGTCAAAACATTCACCGAATATCTCAGAGGCGCGGGCTATTACTGCACGAACAATAGCAAAACCGATTATCAGTTCACACCGCCAATCACAGCATGGGATGAGACTAACAACACCGCGCATTGGCGAAATCGTGAAACGGGACAGCCTTTCTTCTCCGTTTTCAATCCGGGCGTTACGCATGAAAGCGGGATGTGGGAACGCGAGGATCGTCCGTTGACCACAACCACGAATCCAGATGATGTGCAGTTACCCCCTTACCTACCCAACACGCCGAAAGCGAGGCAGGCGTTAGCGCGCCAATACGATAATCTTGCAACTGCCGATGCACGCGTCGGTGAACTGTTGGATCAGTTGGAGGAGGATGGGCTTGCAGAGAATACCATCGTCTTCCTCTGGAGCGATCACGGTGAAGGGCTCCCGCGTGGAAAACGGTGGCCCTATGACGCTGGCATCCGTATACCGTTGATTGTCCGCTGGCCCGGCACGCTGAGTCCCGGCAGTGCCACAGAACAGCTGGTGAGTCTGATTGACCTCGGGCCAACGGTGCTTTCGCTCTGTGGCGTGCAGGCACCGGAACATCTGCAGGGACAGCCTTTCCTCGGTCCACAGACGATTGAACGCGACTATATTTTTGCGACGCGCGACCGCTACGATGAATCCTACGATATGGTCCGCGCTGTTCGTGATAAACGGTATAAATACCTCAAAAATTATTATCCCGAAAAACCGTATCTCCTCTGGATCCCCTATCGCAATCGGCACCCAGTCATGCAGGAGATGTGGCGGTTATATGCAGCAGGCGAATTGGAGGGCGATCAAGCGGTGATGTTCCGTTCCCCACGCCCCGCTGAAGAACTCTATGATACCGAAAACGACCGATATGAACTCAACAATTTAGCAGCGGACCCTGAACATCAAGATGTACTGGAACGGATGCGCGGCGCATTAACAGGGTGGCAGTCCGAATTTGGAGACATGGGAAATATACCCGAAGAGCAGATGGTTGCAACGTGGTACCCTGATGGTACACAGCCACAAACGGCAGCTCCGATTTTTATTCCAATTAACGCCGAACATCCCGGCACAGAGGTCGCGCATAGGGTGAGTGAATGGGTAGCTCCGCTTGTTTTACAACTTCACTGCTCCACGCAAGGGGCATCTATTGCCTACACAACGGAGCAAGGAGAGGAGCCTCATTGGCAGCTGTATACCGATCCACTACGTCTACCAAAGGGCGAAATAAGCATAAGAGCGAAAGCGATTCGCATTGGTTATCGTGAAAGTGAAGAGAGAACGATTCATCTAAAAATTTCGTAA
- a CDS encoding PspA/IM30 family protein, whose translation MSIIKVAGKQFKLASRWARLGAFLLDIGLLGFCQVLLLLSGPVLFTIFDGFNFRNASDTTSISIAILSGVLWLYGLFFMDGFKKGGGFGKGLLSLQTIRLEDGEPANFKDAFVRRFAGIFQPVDWLFATGKEKQRMGDKLAKTVVVKLDTKPVEFVTEGETKSEVKTKAATTDLEKVLGDVIHEITNRFSEAKQKVDASIGIEKQFQNAHEGAIVQAERCEERAIIAIQAGREDLAREDLAQRNEYRQLASSYKTQWEEQKRIVGHLTTLFETLQQKTEETERKRDQVIAQHTNVDAHEHLRQALTELQDSKAFEILRKVEQNATEAAALAKAASEVDVEFKDVKLHREFASYAEDASIDKDLAELKAKLQ comes from the coding sequence ATGTCCATTATTAAGGTTGCAGGAAAACAGTTCAAGTTGGCATCCCGATGGGCTCGACTGGGTGCATTCTTATTAGACATAGGACTCTTGGGTTTCTGTCAAGTCCTTTTACTTCTTAGCGGTCCCGTCCTATTTACAATTTTTGATGGCTTTAACTTTCGTAACGCATCGGATACGACATCAATAAGTATAGCGATCCTAAGTGGTGTTTTGTGGTTATATGGTCTGTTTTTCATGGATGGATTCAAGAAGGGAGGCGGGTTTGGAAAGGGACTTTTATCGCTACAGACAATTCGTCTGGAGGATGGAGAACCCGCGAATTTCAAAGATGCCTTCGTTCGTCGTTTTGCCGGTATATTCCAACCCGTTGACTGGCTGTTTGCAACAGGAAAAGAGAAACAACGGATGGGCGATAAACTTGCCAAGACAGTTGTTGTCAAATTAGACACAAAACCTGTTGAATTTGTAACTGAGGGTGAAACCAAGTCTGAGGTTAAAACCAAAGCCGCGACAACGGATCTGGAAAAGGTATTAGGCGATGTTATTCATGAAATCACAAATCGGTTTTCGGAAGCAAAACAGAAGGTTGATGCCTCTATTGGCATTGAAAAACAGTTTCAGAACGCTCACGAAGGTGCCATTGTGCAAGCCGAACGGTGTGAGGAGCGGGCGATCATCGCTATCCAAGCCGGACGCGAAGACCTTGCCCGCGAAGATTTGGCACAACGCAACGAGTATCGACAACTCGCGAGCAGCTACAAAACCCAATGGGAAGAACAGAAACGAATTGTTGGACATCTTACAACACTCTTTGAAACACTTCAGCAGAAAACTGAGGAAACAGAAAGAAAAAGGGATCAGGTCATCGCACAGCACACAAATGTTGATGCCCACGAACATCTGCGCCAAGCATTAACTGAACTCCAAGATAGCAAGGCTTTCGAGATTCTCAGGAAAGTGGAGCAAAACGCAACTGAAGCTGCCGCTTTAGCGAAAGCCGCTTCTGAAGTGGATGTTGAATTCAAGGACGTGAAACTGCATCGTGAATTTGCAAGCTACGCAGAAGACGCATCAATCGACAAAGACCTTGCAGAATTAAAGGCGAAATTACAATAG
- a CDS encoding sulfatase-like hydrolase/transferase: MSTPDRPNILWISLEDTTPRFGCYGDLIARTPNIDRLAAGGCRFPNAFSTAGVCSPSRSAIITGMYQTSIGTHHHRTTHTHESTPDLPTPYSVVPPPYVKTFTEYLRGAGYYCTNNSKTDYQFTPPITAWDDNSNQGHWRNRAEGQPFFSVFNPIVTHESGMWEREDRPLTTNPDDVELPPYLPDTPKARAALARQYDNLATADARVGELLDQLEEDGLAENTIVFLWSDHGEGLPRGKRWPYDAGIRIPLIVRWHEELNPGSESDQLVSLIDLGPTVLSLCDVQAPQHLQGQPFLGPQKVEREYIFATRDRLDLSYHMLRAVRDKKYKYIRNYYPEKSYLHWDPYRNSHPVMQEMWRLHTEGKLEGDQLVMFQSPCPTEELYDVENDTYELNNLAENAAYANVLKRMQETLTGWQTEFGDMGNISEEEMVATWYPNGTQPQTASPLFIPINASNSGVEPAHEDGEWDAPLLLQLYCSTQGASIAYTTEQGQDVRWQLYTEPLRLPKGETVIRAKAIRIGYKESDEKSLKFTVLDN, encoded by the coding sequence ATGAGCACACCAGATCGTCCGAATATCCTTTGGATATCTTTAGAAGATACAACGCCGCGTTTCGGTTGCTATGGCGACCTCATCGCCCGTACCCCAAATATTGACCGCCTCGCTGCAGGTGGATGTCGGTTTCCAAATGCCTTTTCAACAGCCGGTGTCTGTTCACCAAGTCGTTCCGCTATTATCACCGGTATGTATCAGACTTCCATTGGAACACATCACCATCGGACAACGCATACACACGAAAGTACACCTGACCTACCTACGCCGTATTCTGTTGTTCCGCCACCTTATGTGAAAACCTTCACCGAATACCTGAGAGGGGCAGGCTATTATTGCACCAACAATAGTAAAACAGACTACCAGTTTACACCACCTATCACAGCGTGGGATGACAATAGCAATCAAGGGCACTGGCGAAATCGTGCGGAAGGGCAACCCTTCTTTTCCGTTTTTAACCCAATCGTTACACACGAAAGCGGTATGTGGGAAAGGGAAGATCGTCCACTGACTACGAACCCAGATGACGTGGAATTACCTCCTTATTTACCAGATACACCTAAAGCTCGTGCCGCATTGGCTCGACAGTACGATAACCTCGCCACTGCTGATGCACGTGTCGGAGAGTTGTTAGATCAACTCGAAGAAGATGGACTTGCAGAGAATACTATTGTTTTTCTCTGGAGCGATCACGGTGAAGGACTCCCACGCGGTAAACGTTGGCCCTATGATGCGGGGATCCGAATTCCGTTGATTGTGCGTTGGCACGAAGAACTTAATCCAGGCAGTGAAAGTGATCAATTGGTGAGTTTGATTGACCTCGGTCCCACTGTGCTTTCGTTATGTGACGTTCAAGCACCGCAGCACCTACAAGGGCAACCCTTCCTTGGACCACAAAAAGTAGAACGTGAATATATTTTTGCGACGCGCGACCGCCTTGATTTATCGTATCACATGTTGCGTGCTGTACGCGATAAAAAGTATAAATACATCCGAAATTATTATCCCGAAAAATCGTATCTCCACTGGGATCCTTACCGCAATAGCCATCCCGTGATGCAGGAGATGTGGCGACTTCATACCGAAGGCAAATTAGAGGGAGACCAATTGGTCATGTTCCAATCACCGTGCCCCACTGAAGAACTCTATGATGTGGAAAATGACACGTATGAACTCAACAACTTAGCAGAGAATGCAGCATACGCAAATGTGCTTAAACGGATGCAAGAAACGTTGACAGGATGGCAAACGGAATTCGGGGATATGGGGAATATATCTGAAGAAGAAATGGTGGCGACATGGTATCCTAATGGCACCCAACCACAAACGGCATCACCACTTTTCATTCCGATTAACGCGTCTAACTCCGGCGTGGAGCCTGCTCATGAAGATGGAGAATGGGACGCACCGCTGCTTCTGCAACTCTACTGTTCAACACAAGGTGCCTCAATTGCGTATACAACCGAACAAGGTCAAGATGTCCGATGGCAGTTGTATACAGAACCTTTGCGTTTACCGAAAGGCGAAACCGTTATAAGAGCAAAAGCAATTCGGATCGGGTACAAAGAGAGCGACGAAAAATCTCTAAAATTCACAGTTTTAGACAACTAA
- a CDS encoding phytanoyl-CoA dioxygenase family protein, which translates to METTTILDSLFRLSGPSQADIDSFHNEGYIAYPDVFTDDGREGLIEEITQRFEPTRQYIEALNNGDAQERSYFIRPWNDRGEYSDRLIDDPFITALICATIGDAYHFCHSALNIAPQGIGPLGFHQDHHHWKHENPINLAERDNYYIQILYYPNGFTRGDRNLKVIPGSHKVAPTKEATPERMLAGDFDEEAGRKLEEKRLDLPPGSMVYINARIFHAVEAKPVDSAQLYRIFAIDIFKEAGPPHRYTQEIPGEWMAQATPFRQKLFDREAYTEGCWH; encoded by the coding sequence ATGGAAACTACTACTATACTTGATTCACTTTTCCGATTGTCTGGTCCATCGCAAGCGGATATCGATTCTTTCCATAACGAAGGTTATATCGCTTATCCAGATGTATTCACGGACGATGGAAGAGAAGGTCTGATCGAGGAAATCACGCAGCGTTTTGAACCGACGCGTCAGTATATTGAGGCACTGAACAACGGCGACGCACAAGAACGCTCTTACTTTATTCGTCCATGGAACGATCGCGGTGAATACAGTGATCGGCTTATTGACGACCCCTTCATTACGGCATTGATATGCGCAACTATCGGAGACGCGTACCACTTCTGCCACTCCGCACTCAACATCGCCCCCCAAGGGATCGGTCCACTTGGATTCCACCAGGACCATCACCATTGGAAGCATGAGAATCCCATTAACCTCGCAGAGCGTGACAATTACTATATACAGATTCTATACTATCCGAACGGTTTTACACGCGGCGATCGAAATCTCAAAGTTATCCCCGGCAGCCACAAGGTGGCACCGACGAAAGAGGCAACACCAGAACGGATGCTCGCAGGCGATTTCGACGAAGAAGCTGGACGCAAACTTGAAGAGAAACGGCTTGACTTGCCACCGGGTAGCATGGTTTATATTAACGCCCGTATTTTCCACGCGGTGGAGGCGAAACCTGTGGATTCCGCGCAGCTGTATCGCATCTTCGCCATAGATATCTTTAAAGAGGCAGGACCGCCGCATCGCTACACGCAGGAAATCCCTGGGGAATGGATGGCGCAGGCAACACCGTTCCGCCAGAAGTTATTTGATCGCGAGGCGTATACAGAGGGATGTTGGCACTAA
- a CDS encoding arylsulfatase: MDTHTSPNIVFIMADDMGYGDVGCYNPDSKIPTPNMDKLAQEGIRFTDAHSPSAVCTPTRYGILTGRYCWRSRLKHGVLYGYEPPLIEPERLTVPGLLKDAGYNTACVGKWHLGLGFSTVSGYDFDFNAPLPWQNAGRELEEHINFTAPLTGGPVDIGFDYFYGNSGCPTCQPPYGFIENDTFVEVPSVYHEVPEFTSRPGMMTPGWEHKDADPIIAQKAVEYIEGQADADAPFFLYLTPSAPHEPCTEAVVPDFARGKSSAGPRGDLVWLVDWMVGKVMDALERTGKTDETLIFVTSDNGALPGDRIQDDNSPMPYHLYDHKSCGDWRGYKAHIWEGGHREPLIARWPGVIAPNTETDALTCLTDLMATCAAIVGTEVPDDAGQDSCNILPALLGEEIENPLREAIVHHSSTGVFSIRHGEWKLILGTQGSGGWPPPRDGGPKPDVPGQLYQIYEDPGETNNVWETHPEIVERLTTLLERFKQDGHSCM, translated from the coding sequence ATGGATACACATACCTCTCCAAACATTGTCTTTATCATGGCAGACGATATGGGATACGGTGATGTCGGCTGCTATAACCCCGATTCAAAGATTCCCACCCCAAACATGGATAAACTCGCACAGGAAGGGATTCGTTTCACCGATGCGCACTCCCCCTCCGCAGTCTGTACACCCACACGATACGGGATCTTAACTGGACGCTACTGCTGGCGAAGTCGTCTCAAACACGGCGTGCTTTACGGATATGAGCCTCCCCTTATTGAACCTGAACGCTTGACAGTTCCGGGACTGCTGAAGGATGCGGGTTACAACACTGCATGCGTCGGTAAATGGCATTTGGGACTCGGATTCTCGACGGTATCGGGATACGACTTCGATTTCAATGCGCCGCTGCCGTGGCAGAACGCAGGACGCGAGTTGGAGGAACATATCAATTTCACTGCACCATTGACCGGTGGTCCAGTAGATATTGGTTTCGACTATTTTTACGGAAATTCCGGTTGCCCAACCTGCCAACCCCCTTACGGTTTCATTGAGAATGATACGTTTGTCGAGGTCCCAAGCGTCTATCATGAGGTGCCGGAGTTCACAAGCCGTCCGGGAATGATGACCCCAGGGTGGGAGCATAAAGACGCAGATCCTATTATAGCGCAGAAAGCGGTTGAATATATTGAGGGACAAGCCGATGCGGATGCCCCTTTCTTCCTTTACCTGACCCCCTCCGCACCGCACGAACCTTGTACAGAAGCAGTCGTGCCAGACTTTGCACGCGGCAAGAGCAGTGCCGGTCCTCGTGGCGATTTGGTGTGGCTTGTCGATTGGATGGTAGGTAAAGTAATGGATGCCTTAGAACGCACTGGTAAAACCGATGAAACACTCATCTTCGTCACGAGCGATAACGGGGCACTGCCCGGCGACCGAATCCAAGACGACAATAGCCCGATGCCATACCATCTCTATGACCACAAGTCGTGTGGTGACTGGCGTGGCTACAAGGCGCATATATGGGAAGGTGGACACCGCGAACCATTAATTGCACGCTGGCCCGGTGTCATTGCGCCGAATACCGAAACCGACGCGCTAACCTGTCTCACGGATCTGATGGCGACGTGCGCCGCTATTGTCGGCACCGAAGTTCCTGACGATGCGGGGCAGGATAGTTGTAATATCTTACCCGCGCTGTTAGGTGAAGAGATAGAGAATCCTTTGCGAGAGGCTATCGTGCATCACTCCAGCACCGGCGTTTTCTCTATACGACACGGTGAATGGAAATTGATTTTAGGGACGCAAGGTTCAGGTGGCTGGCCTCCACCTCGTGATGGGGGTCCCAAACCGGATGTTCCAGGACAACTGTATCAAATCTATGAGGATCCGGGCGAAACGAACAATGTATGGGAAACGCATCCAGAGATCGTGGAACGGTTGACAACACTACTGGAGAGATTTAAACAGGATGGACACAGCTGCATGTGA